The genomic window AGAGGTGAAGAAATTGAAaggaggccagaaaggagtagatAAGGTTGTAGTAGTAGCCAAGGGCAGATGGAACAGGACCCTGCAAAGGGTAGTCGTTGAAGGGTACTGAAGCCATAAGAGTGGTGACTTGATCATATTTGCTTTAAGATATTTCAAGAAGACCCCTGGCTGTTGTTTGGGGAATGGATGGTAGAGAGCAAGAATGGAGGCAGATAAACCAATTAAGAAGCTGGACCAGTCAGGACAAGAAATGATAGTGGCTGGACTAAGAGGATGGCAATGGGACCAGAGTCAACTTTTAAGTTTTAGTACAAATTGTTTTATACCTAGGCTACCACATCGCCACCATGAAACTCTCAGGTCCACTTCAGAACAAAGAGGGATGGATCCTCGGAACACAAGAGCTCTCACTCTTCCTGGCTCATCagtgcagcagcagcagctgttATCTCTGGGGTTACTAACACTATCTGCATCAGTTCTATCCTCCCCAGGACAGAGATCATCTATCTCACCCACCTGGAGGACTCACTTGGCTGAAGCTGGGTCCCTGAGCCCAGATTATAGCCAGCCCAGTTGTACACAAGTGTTCCATGACCTGAACCTGAACCAGCTTGTTCCCTGGAAGTTTCTTACCTGTACTCTATCTTTCAGGCTTACGCATCCATGATTATTTGTACTTCCAAGTGCTGAGTCCTGGAGACATTCGATACATCTTCACGGCCACACCTGCCAAGGACTTTGGTGGTATCTTTGTAAGTTCAGGGAGACCCTTTTGTCTCTGCTCCTGTCTCTAACCCACTAAGTCAAGGTGACCGTCTCATCCCTTCAACCAATACCTGACTGCTAGGACAGGGAAGGATGCACAATCCAGGCCTGCCCTCCAGGGGCTGCTGTGCAGGAGGGAAGGGCTTCCAGCTAGCTATTCCCCGGGGTGTAATACAGACTTGGGCACCAGACAGGGAGAAGCTGTCTTCTCTGGGGACATGAAATAGTGAAAAACCAAGGGCTCTGCTAGCTGTCTCTGCACTATGTGGCTTACGGCAAATTACTTCCCCTTTCTGGATCCTACCAACTCCCCTACATATCTCATGAAAAGGCACCGTGGAGTAGGACAACTAGATAAGCCTTTGTGAGAATTTAGTAAAAATactccagtgcccagcacacagaaACCACTCCATGTTTCCTTCAACTTTGTGAGGAACCGATAGAATGGGATGGTCAGCCTGGTCCTACAACAGGCATGTCTCCTCACGCTCTGACCTGTCTAAATGTCTTTCAGCACACAAGGTATGAGCAGATTCATCTTGTCCCTGCGGAACCTTCAGAGGCCTGTGGAGAACTCAGCAACGGTTTCTTCATCCAGGACCAGATCGCTCTGGTGGAGAGAGGGTAAGGAGCGGACAGACACAGGCACAAGAGGAGGCCAGGTGTAGGTTAGATTCTGAGATCAGTGTTGGGAGTGGTGCTTTGAAATAGCGGTTCTTaaataattcatgtttttaatggTCTTTAAGAGATGTCTTAAGATTACCCATGCCTTTTGGCCATTTACGTATGAGCCTTTACAAAAAATTCTCCACGGTCCTTCTCTCATCCTTCCGGTGTGACAGTCTGGAGGAGGGGTAGCTAGGACCCTGCCTTTCCTTTGGTCTCATCACCACCTCTTCCAGGGGCTGCTCCTTCCTCTCCAAGACACGGGTGGTGCAGGAGCACGGCGGGCGGGCAGTGATCATCTCTGACAACGCGGTTGACAATGACAGCTTCTACGTGGAGATGATCCAGGACAGTACCCAGCGCACAGCTGACATCCCTGCCCTCTTCCTGCTCGGCCGAGATGGGTGAGGGCTCCTTGTCTCTGGCTGTGTCAGCACCAGGCTGGGTGCCATGACTTGGGGAGGTCAAGGGCAATCACCAGTCCCTTCCCACAAGCCTCTGTTGGAGGGCCGAGTCCTTGGGCCAAAAATGTTGGAGGGCCCCAGTTGAAGGGCCAAGTCCTTGGGCTCTGGAACTCCCAGAGTGATGGGGACAATGGGGCATGATGGGGTGCTGAGAAAGTGACCATCGCCACCTTTCTTCATGCCCTCCCAGCTACATGATCCGCCGTTCCCTGGAACAGCATGGGCTGCCATGGGCCATCATTTCCATCCCAGTCAATGTCACCAGCATCCCCACCTTTGAGCTGCTGCAACCGCCCTGGACCTTCTGGTAGAAGAGTTGGTCCCACACACCAGCCATAAACAACTCTGGGCTGGGAAGGGGAAATCCAGGAATTCTGCTATTTGGGATTTGGGGATAGCATTTGAGGACAGGTGGAGCCGGGTAGGGGAAAAAGGCTTTGGCCTTGGCTATGCTAAGAAAAGCTGTGTCACTGGCCTTCCCTTCCTCGGGGTCCCCAAATGTCTCATGCTATGGGAATAGACAAGAGCCAGGCCCCAGAGCTTCTGGACTAGAATCTGGAACACAGGGGCTAAGGGTAGGTGGCCTGAGAGCCATCTGTGACCTGTCACATCCCACCTGGCTCTCACCTCCCCTTCCCAGGGTCTCTTCAGTGTACTTCACAGCAGCTGCTGGAGTGGTGTTTGAGGAATTAATAAACCCTCACTGACTTTTTAGCAATAAAGCCTCTCATCAGGGTTGCAACTGTGTCCTAGAATAAGAGCatacaggggtgggaggggccttCACTCTCTCATCTGGTCCCATGCCCCTGCTTTgaagggaggaaactgaggcccacagagggtAAATGACTCACTCAAGGTCCTTTAGAACCAGTGCTTAGGCTGCTAATCTTGGATCCCAGCACACTCTACCTCCTGCTCAAGAACTCAGGAAGCTGTAGTTCAGTTCCCTGAGAAGACTCCTCTGATAGCCTGGTCCTGGGGACCCACTCTGGACCTCAGAGGAGGTCCTTGCTCTTGGCGTTTAGAAACCTTTGCACAGCATTGTAGATGTGAccagggaggagcctgctggggGGCTGCAGCTCCCATCTCCTGCCATTGCCTGGTCTAAACCTATGTGCCTCTGTGCCACCTATGTGATTGCTGCATGCCTCAGACAGCTTGTCAAGTCATTCTACACAAAGCATTCCTGCAGAGGCCTGTCACCACTCACACTTTATTGAGAACAGTGGGCAGGTGGGGGCATGAGGGGTGCTGGCTGCTGTGAAGAACCCAATAGGCCAGACAGGTGAGCTCCACCTGGCTCATGATCTAGGATAGAGCCTATGGGGTGGGCACCTGCCCTCTCAGAGATCCCTCAGCAGGGGGTTGTGGCAGCCCCCGCCCAGGGAAAGTAGGCAAAGAAATCGCAAGTGATAGGCTATAGTTCCCACAGCATCCAACCCAAGAGTGAGGGGTAGTACTaatctgggggtggaggggcaggtgACACAGACAGGGCTTATCTCAGAATATCTAGCCTAGCTCCTGTAGTTCTCTGGAAGACTTCAGTGTTCCTCTGTGGAGACCCTAACGATGGAGATTGAGGCCGGGAGAGCTCCTCACTGACCCATGTTAAACTGATCCCAGGGAAGCCTCTTGAGCATCTGAAATTAAGGAGCACAGGACACTGCTAGAGTCCTCAGTGGGAAAGGAGTGTGAGGAAGGGGTGATCTCCCCACATACCCCtcttgagagaggcagaggcctCTTACACACCCCATGTGGCCAGCTACTGTGCCAGGGCCTGAGAGGCAAGGCACAAGGTACAGAGATTCTGGAATCTGGGGAAGGGGTTATACTCTCCACTCTCTTGGATGTCCAaatagtgggggtggggagaggaaggtatCCCCCTGGTTCAGtgtccccagcacagagccttaggATAGGTGCTCTGGAGGCCCAgttgctccttcctgcctctcctagCTGTGCCAGCAGGAGGCAGTTGCCTTAGCAGCCAGaaaggtgggagtggggaagaaggTGAAGGCATCTCACCACTCCCCTTTCTTCTTCAGTGCCGTCAGGCCGTCAGGCCGATCTCTTGTTACCCCCGTCTGTAGTAGGTAGAAAGCGGTGAAGCCTCAGGTGGACAGGGAAGCATGGCCATGGGGCCAAGTGGAAGAAACACTGTTTCTGACCTCTGTTGGAGTTGCTTGCCGACTGGAGTGGAtacctcagtgtgtgtgtgttttgagggGGCAGCACTGAGAGGCTCAGTGACCACGCAGAGCCTGAGCCACTCAGCAGCAGTGTCCAGGGCATGAGGTCTAGTGGGGGGTGGCGTGCCTAAGGTCCAGCTTCTGTACTACTCTCTGGCAGAAACAGAGCTGGAATGGAGGGGGGGAAGCAGGCAACGGGAGTGGGGGAGTTCCTTCCAAGCCTCCTCTCTGGAGGAAGTCCCCCTTTTCCTGCAGGGTCTGGGGCAGGCCCCTTCCAGGCAGGGTGACATCACACATCGGTCATCTCATCCCCCAGCTCTGCATCCTCtggctctccttcctcctcttcatcctcctcctcctccgaggTCACGTTGGGTTCATCAGCCTCTGCCAGGCATTTGGGGCAGGAACAGACAAACAGATAGTTCTCCCTGCAGGAGATGGGGGATGGTGGTGAGGGTGAAGTCAGGCAGTAACCAGGATGGAGCCTCCCAGAGCCCAGCCACCCACCACATCCCAGCTGGCACCTGAGGATCTTGTGGCGGCTGTGGCGGCTGCGCTCCCGCTGACAGCAGTCTAAGTAGCTGATACAGATTtcctggagggcagagaagaGGTGGAGTCTGACAGTCTGTGCTGTCTCTTAGATGGGATCAGGGCCTCCCCAACCACTGTCCCATCTCCCAGGAGCCAGGCCCTCATTCATTTCCCTGTGCTCTCAGAAGGCCACCAAGAGGCTCAAACAACCTGTGtctgagacagagaggggacagTGGTTAGCCTCAGGTCACGACTATAGGCAGCCAATGGCTAAGGTCTGTGGCCATTGTCAGAGGTTATCTTGACATGGTGCTACTAGCTCTGGAAGAAGATTcaaccaggctctgcacactGTGCTAACAGCCAGGACTCCAAACCCCAAACCCACACATGCACCCATAGCCCACCCGACGAAGAGCCATCTCTTGTTTTCTTGGAAGCTGTGGATTTGTTGATCAAAAGGTGGCTGGGGACAAGAACCTGGGCATACACTTGTCTCTGAATCACTGCTCTGAggtttttctggttatttttttgaagaattggGGGTACTGTGGGTTTGAGCATAACCATGGGTAAAAAGACTCCTGCCCTGGGTCATGTGGGGATCAGCTGAACAGCCTGAACTTGGGGCTCTAGCCACTGTTGCTTCCAATCCCTGGAGAGAACTTGCAAGGCCCACCCCCCACAGCTCCTAGCCCTCTCACCTCTCCTGGCTTGATATCCTCCAAGGCCGTGACATGCAAAAGGAAGTTGTTTTCTGGGAAGGAGGTCTCTGCATTGGGGACACAGCTGTGGTTACCTGGGTCACAAGAGGCAAGAAATAAGGACTGCTgactaataaaaataacagcCTCAACTTGCAAAGCACTGGGTCCCATCCTTCCTTGTTTTCTGATCCCTGCTAGGGCTACATAGGTCCTGGAACCCAAATTTCCTGACTCCCTCTGTCCAGTGCTCTTTCCTAAAGACCACAGAGCACAGGCACAAATGCACTTCCTCTTgccaccccctcccacctgccatcACTGCCCTTGCTGCCCTCAGCACTGGGCAACTTGTTCTCAATTGTGTTCCTAGTGTCCCACAAAGGGAAGGACAGGGCCGTGAAAGGGACCCCATGCCAGACACTTAACTCAGTCGGCAACTGGATGTCTGGTAACAGCTGAGCCAGTCCCCCTGCGAGCCTAGTTTGGGAGGGGTAGCATGCCCCAGACATTGGGAGGGCTGACAGTGAGGAAACCAGAGTGGGGAGGCTGAGATCTGGAAAAGACAGTTGTGTGATtggctctgctcctccctgttaGGTGCTGATGAGACCAGCCTTCTAGCCTAAACTCCCTCCTCCCAGGAGCCTGATGGCAGTGGTTGTGCAAGGCCAATGCTTCTCTCTGCAAGGAACAGAGCTCTGCGTCCTgccttagcacagggcctggcccactGGAAggttttatatataaacatatattaaggCACAAGCaatccaatgaatgaatgaatgaatgaatgaatgaaaaactgaTGCAACAAAAAGTCCCGGGAGAATCCCCAAGGAAGCCCAGACCTAATCCTGCTCCCAGACTCCTCCCCATGAGCCTAAAAGGGGCTGAGAGAGATGTACCCCTCCTCAATGCCGGGACTCACAGCAGCTCTGAAGCACAAAGAGGCCAGATCCTTCACAGTTAAGAAACTCTCCAGTTGCTGTAAGACAGTAACATTGTAGATGTTATTCtatccattttacaggtggaaaaagaaaactagactTACAAGGATAGGCACTGGTTCCACTGTCTTGCCACCCAGTCGCTACCACTTCATCTAAACTTGCTTCCAGGAGGCACAAACCTTGCTTTTCTATAAAGCACCTTACTTGtccagcacccccctcccccagtatCCAGACTCTATATGTATCTCAGGGTCATGTCTTATCTTATTTGTCCTGTGGATAGATGTAAAGCTTCCTATAGGCACATAGGGATTACCTTCCCCAACCATTAGCTCAGAACCCCCTCAGGGAAAGACTGTGTGTCTGGCTAGGGGGGCATTCAAGGTTGGGTGAGACcaaggctccatctcaccaacctgCCTCGATGTCCTTGTACAGCTGGTCAATGAAGGCGTCCAGCTGCTCTCGGTCCTGAGGCTTCAACTCCAGAGCGTCACAGGCATGGACCCACTGGCTCAGGGAGCTGGGGGTCCCAGGCATCCATGGTTGGAGAGAAGGAGGCCCAGCTCCCAGGGCTCTCCACCTCCAGACAGGTTAAGCCCATTTCTTTCTCCAGGGCAGGGGCCCATCTTCCCCAAAAGACCAAGGCTCCCAGGAGCAAACTACCACCTCAGTCTTTCTGACTCCCACCACTGCATCCAGTCCAGCTCTCCTGCCACAGAATCAAACCCTAATCTTGAAAGGAAGTGTGGCTACCTTCCTCTGTCAATCTCCCGCCCAAGCCCTGACAGACAAGTACAATAGCTTTGGAACATTCTCTCCTAACCTGGTCCCAATTCCTTGGCCATTGGTCCCAACAAGAGCAAAGAGAGACCGGAATCCATCTGGTGTGAACCActgtggggagaaagaaaaatgagtgcTCAGATTACAGCCACTCGCTTTTCCTCCTGAAACAACTCTCTGTTCAGGAAGTCTTCTGTGAGTCAATCCCATCCCAACTTCACACCAAGTCAGTCTTGGCTTAACTCTCTGAGTAGGAGATGCTGACCCAGTTGCTCCTGGAGAGCTGGAATGACTAGGAGGTCACTGGTCCCACCTTCCCCATGCTCACCTGGCTGAGCGCCTCTTCATAAAGGGCCTCTGTGAAGAGTCTCCGCAGAAGTTCCAGCTGGCCCTGGTTtaggggaagcagggagagacCTGTATCCTGGGGATTTCCCACTAGCACCCAGGCAGGGCCCAGAAGAccagtaaggaaaagaaaaggggccAGCTCTGTAGAATGAACTTGCCCTGAAGGCAAAGGAAGGCCACAACCTTGGCAGTCTGTTGGCCTGTTCCAAGCCAGAGTGGGGAACCCCAAATTCCTATTTTCCAGGAGGGCCGAGGCAACCTGGCTTCAGATGACTGTCCTCGCGACCACCTTCCAGGCTCCCTGACCTGGCCTCCAGACAAGCTTGACgaccccctcctctcctcagaATAAATGCAGGAAGGCCCACCCCAGCTGCCCTTGAAACCCTGCCTGCACCTTCGGGCAGCTCCTGCGTGGAAGTCTGCTGTCCTCAGTGAGAATGTGTAATCTTTGGGTGGGAGTGGGCACTCAGCACATTGGCAGCTAAAATGCTATTTCACGCCTGCTCCCTGACCCTCCACTTTCCATTATACTGACTTACTCACCACTATCCTATCATGAGATTCTGCCTTACCATGTCAGGGCACCCGACCCTTCCTTCCTGTTCACCCCACTTCTCAACTTTCGGTCCCTGTTAGGTCACAAAGTTAAATAGTGGCAAGAAGATAGGTTCTCTGAATAGATttttggctccaggctctgtggctgGCAAAGGACCAAATGTGGAGCTCCCCTCAGGTAGCCACAGAACATCCAAGGCTATTGGGATGAGGGGATCATGGGGGAAGACTAACCTTGAATTTGTCCCCCAGGAGTTTGTGGACAATCTCCTCCTCCTCATTGGCTGTTTTATTACAGAACTGGGAAAAGAGCCTGATCCAACGATCTTTATCCTTAGCCTGCAGGGAACAAATATACTTCAGGGTCACATTCACATATGCCACATATTCACATTCACACACGCGTGTACGCACGGACTCAGGGACAACCATCTCCTTGCTGTCCCTCATACCCAGGCAGGAGAGTAGACTGTGATTCTAAAGCCTCTGCCATCAGCGAAACACCATCACACATGAGATTCTAGGTAGACCCTTCCTTGGCCTGGGGACTTCCTTCCCATCCTGCCCACACCCAACCATCTCCCCAACTGGGCCAGGCTGGCCAGTTCAACAACACTTGGAAAAAGAGGAGAATGGGGTTGTGGAGCTCCAATACTAACAGAATGGGTTGGAGTGGCTTCTCTCACTTTACATATGAGGCAATCCTGAGAAAGTGGCACCTATAAATTGAATGCGTGAACTGTTGCTGCACAGGAGGTCCTCTCCTAGATCAGAGGCTGCAGGAAAGATGAGTCTCCTGCCAGATTTATGGTTAGCTGCTCCTGAGTTTACACAGCAAGCAGCTCTCCTTTGGAAATAGCAGAGGGAACTCTGCATCCAAGCCAGGGACTTGAGgtgaggaggagactgaggccaagGGGCACATGAGGCCAGAAGGGGCTTCCGTGGGAGGTCTGGATGGGCTTACCTGCTTCACTGTGGCCACCATCCGGGCCATCAACATGATGCTTGCAGTCTCGGGGGGGTAGTGAACACtcctggggagaaagaaaaagatttgggCTGGAAATCCCCTCCCCAGTAGCTGTGTTCAGGGAAGCCCAGTCTGATCACTACAGAGAATCCTTCCTATCAACTCTATTTATAACCAAAGAGAGATGTCATTGGCAAGGATGAGGGCAGGCCTTTACCGCCCCATGGGCTTAATGGGGCTC from Neofelis nebulosa isolate mNeoNeb1 chromosome 9, mNeoNeb1.pri, whole genome shotgun sequence includes these protein-coding regions:
- the PRADC1 gene encoding protease-associated domain-containing protein 1, which encodes MVPGAAGWCCLVLWLPAYVAAHGLRIHDYLYFQVLSPGDIRYIFTATPAKDFGGIFHTRYEQIHLVPAEPSEACGELSNGFFIQDQIALVERGGCSFLSKTRVVQEHGGRAVIISDNAVDNDSFYVEMIQDSTQRTADIPALFLLGRDGYMIRRSLEQHGLPWAIISIPVNVTSIPTFELLQPPWTFW
- the SMYD5 gene encoding histone-lysine N-trimethyltransferase SMYD5 encodes the protein MAASMCDVFSFCVGVSGRAPVAVEVRFVSSAKGKGLFATQLIRKGETIFVEQPLVAAQFLWNALYRYRACDHCLRALEKAEENAQRLTGKPGQVLPHPELCAVRKDLHQHCPHCQVMYCSAECRLAAAEQYHQVLCPGPSQDDPLHPLNKLQEAWRSVHYPPETASIMLMARMVATVKQAKDKDRWIRLFSQFCNKTANEEEEIVHKLLGDKFKGQLELLRRLFTEALYEEALSQWFTPDGFRSLFALVGTNGQGIGTSSLSQWVHACDALELKPQDREQLDAFIDQLYKDIEAATGEFLNCEGSGLFVLQSCCNHSCVPNAETSFPENNFLLHVTALEDIKPGEEICISYLDCCQRERSRHSRHKILRENYLFVCSCPKCLAEADEPNVTSEEEEDEEEEGEPEDAELGDEMTDV